In a genomic window of Muntiacus reevesi chromosome 1, mMunRee1.1, whole genome shotgun sequence:
- the SOWAHA gene encoding ankyrin repeat domain-containing protein SOWAHA, with protein MALAAAAAAAAAGVSQAAVLGFLQENGGKVRNSELLSRFKPLLEAGDPRGRAARRDRFKQFVNDVAVVKELDGVKFVVLRKKSRSRDGPEPPPCCFQSAREEPAPPSKVTSVSQEETAASGALSSSSAPRAAEPAEDPAPPSEPQDSTGAPASEPTQGLLLDSAWQLGVPSDPQIPAFELAQPAESVSEDVAPPNTAPSEAPSTRVEPPDPEAAPRGPPPPAPRPPPQKPCMLPVRCVPVPSALRIRAEEQGLRRQLSEEPSPRSSPMLLRRLSVEEAGLGLGLGSGRSPHLRRLSRAGPRLLSPDTEEAPAAQPPSAVPLEPAEHEWLVRAAGGRWTHQLHGLLLRDLGLAAKRDFMSGFTALHWAAKSGDLEMVQQLVEVARRGGARVDVNARSHGGYTPLHLAALHGHEDAAVLLVVRLGAQVHVRDHSGRRAYQYLQSGASYALRRLLGDPGLRGSTEPDGAAGGGGSFAARRPVQVAATILSSTTSAFLGVLADDLMLQDLARGMRKSSSLSKFLGASPMAPRKKTKIRGSLPTFSEISRRPTPGPLAGLVPSLPPAT; from the coding sequence ATGGCGCTGGCCGCGGCCGCGGCAGCGGCGGCCGCCGGGGTGAGCCAGGCGGCGGTGCTGGGCTTCCTGCAGGAGAACGGCGGGAAGGTGCGCAACTCGGAGCTGCTGAGCCGCTTCAAACCGCTGCTGGAGGCCGGCGACCCACGCGGCCGCGCCGCCCGCAGGGACCGCTTCAAGCAGTTCGTCAACGACGTGGCCGTGGTGAAGGAGCTTGACGGCGTCAAATTCGTGGTGCTGAGGAAGAAGTCGCGGTCCCGCGACGGACCCGAGCCCCCGCCCTGCTGCTTCCAGAGCGCCCGGGAGGAACCAGCCCCGCCGTCGAAGGTCACTTCTGTATCACAGGAGGAAACCGCGGCCTCGGGGGCTCTGTCCTCGTCCTCGGCACCGAGGGCGGCGGAACCGGCTGAGGACCCGGCCCCGCCATCAGAGCCGCAGGACAGCACCGGGGCTCCGGCCTCAGAGCCCACTCAGGGGCTGTTGTTAGACTCGGCCTGGCAGTTAGGGGTGCCCTCGGACCCCCAGATTCCAGCTTTCGAGCTGGCCCAGCCCGCTGAGAGTGTCTCTGAAGATGTGGCCCCACCGAACACGGCGCCGTCAGAGGCACCCTCGACCCGCGTAGAACCGCCAGACCCGGAAGCTGCGCCTCGGGGGCCACCACCACCCGCTCCGCGCCCGCCGCCTCAGAAGCCCTGCATGCTGCCTGTGCGCTGCGTCCCCGTCCCCTCGGCGCTGCGGATCCGGGCTGAGGAGCAGGGCCTGCGCAGGCAGCTGTCGGAGGAGCCCAGCCCGCGGAGCTCCCCGATGCTGCTGCGGCGGCTCTCGGTTGAGGAGGCCGGCCTGGGCCTCGGTCTGGGCTCTGGCCGCTCCCCTCACCTGAGGCGCCTGTCGCGCGCCGGCCCGCGCCTGCTGAGCCCCGACACCGAGGAGGCTCCGGCTGCCCAGCCGCCGTCCGCCGTGCCCCTGGAGCCGGCCGAACACGAGTGGCTAGTGCGGGCGGCTGGGGGCCGCTGGACCCACCAGCTGCACGGGCTGCTGCTGCGCGACCTCGGCCTGGCAGCCAAACGCGACTTCATGTCTGGTTTCACGGCCCTGCACTGGGCCGCTAAGAGCGGCGACCTCGAGATGGTGCAGCAGCTGGTGGAGGTCGCGCGGCGTGGGGGCGCACGGGTCGACGTCAACGCGCGCTCGCACGGCGGCTACACGCCGCTGCACTTGGCGGCGCTGCACGGCCACGAGGATGCGGCAGTGCTCTTGGTAGTCCGCCTGGGTGCGCAGGTGCACGTGCGCGACCACAGCGGACGGCGCGCTTACCAGTACCTGCAGTCCGGCGCCTCGTATGCTCTGCGTCGCCTACTTGGCGACCCTGGCCTGCGAGGTTCGACCGAACCTGACGgggctgctggtggtggtggcagtTTTGCGGCCCGGCGCCCCGTGCAGGTGGCGGCCACCATCCTCAGTTCCACCACCAGCGCATTTCTGGGCGTCCTGGCTGATGACCTGATGCTCCAGGATCTGGCTCGAGGCATGAGGAAGTCAAGCTCCTTAAGCAAATTCTTGGGAGCCTCGCCCATGGCTCCTCGTAAAAAGACAAAGATCCGCGGCAGTCTGCCAACCTTTTCAGAAATCTCTCGTCGACCCACTCCGGGGCCCTTGGCTGGTCTAGTGCCCAGCCTACCCCCAGCAACCTGA